One part of the Pelodiscus sinensis isolate JC-2024 unplaced genomic scaffold, ASM4963464v1 ctg70, whole genome shotgun sequence genome encodes these proteins:
- the LOC102444905 gene encoding neurabin-2, with product MLQTEPHAGSGSPGSGLRSASPHRNAYEAGIQALRATKDALGPAESEEAKKARSKKYGSNVHRIKNMFLQMGTAPGEAPCDLAKAREKPVRLSLPRASSLNENVDHSALLALGTSVSERVSRFDSKPDKPPSKLQETRKIFERSLQEKEATTKLLLRKERPGFQDRKLDVVVRFNGSTESLDTLGTDAVSPTVSQLSAVFEKADLRNNLHKAPGKAGPLNSKIISKRSRVFLQGPEGGKGEARAGEGPAPQGRARHLEGDKAQARAARGAPRPGEKEATGPRAQGAQEVRKIKPVEVEESGDSEQELEAAERAEEPAAEQDRSKSSAGFAPGPAGAEEIQAEVTVHASLENSSPAAKAHGQAPEADAGPAEEGKAEGQEEADLGDESKREDFSEADLVDISAYSGLGEDSGGSGLDEDEEADGLYEPESSCVEIPGLSEEEELAPNRKIQFSTAPIQVGTGRGNGPPAHPWEV from the coding sequence ATGCTGCAGACGGAGCCCCACGCCGGCAGCGGCAGCCCCGGCAGCGGGCTGAGAAGCGCCTCCCCGCACCGGAACGCCTACGAGGCCGGGATCCAGGCCCTGCGCGCCACAAAGGATGCCCTTGGGCCGGCCGAGAGCGAGGAGGCCAAGAAGGCCCGGAGCAAGAAGTATGGGTCCAACGTGCACCGCATCAAGAACATGTTCCTGCAGATGGGGACCGCCCCGGGCGAGGCCCCCTGCGACCTGGCCAAGGCCCGGGAGAAACCCgtgcggctctccctgccccgggcCAGCAGCCTGAACGAGAACGTGGACCACAGCGCGCTGCTCGCGCTGGGCACCAGCGTGTCGGAGCGGGTGAGCCGCTTCGACTCCAAGCCCGACAAGCCGCCCTCCAAGCTGCAGGAGACCCGCAAGATCTTCGAGCGGAGCCTGCAGGAGAAGGAGGCCACCACCAAGCTCCTGCTGCGGAAGGAGCGGCCCGGCTTCCAGGACAGGAAGCTGGACGTGGTGGTGCGCTTCAACGGCAGCACCGAGTCGCTGGACACGCTGGGCACGGACGCCGTGTCGCCCACCGTCAGCCAGCTGAGCGCCGTCTTCGAGAAGGCCGACCTGAGGAACAACCTGCACAAAGCCCCCGGCAAGGCAGGGCCCCTCAACTCCAAGATCATCAGCAAGCGGTCCCGGGTCTTCCTCCAGGGCCCGGAGGGGggcaagggggaagccagggcgGGCGAGGGGCCGGctccccagggcagagccaggcaccttgAGGGCGACAAGGCCCAAGCCAGGGCGGCCAGGGGGGCCCCCCGGCCGGGCGAGAAGGAGGCCACGGGCCCACGGGCTCAGGGCGCCCAGGAGGTGCGGAAGATCAAGCcggtggaggtggaggagagcggGGATTCGGAGCAGGAGCTCGAGGCCGCTGAGCGGGCGGAGGAGCCGGCGGCCGAGCAGGACAGGAGCAAGAGCTCCGCCGGCTTCGCACCCGGGCCCGCCGGGGCCGAGGAGATCCAGGCCGAGGTGACGGTGCACGCCTCCTTGGAGAACAGCAGCCCGGCTGCCAAGGCACACGGACAGGCCCCGGAGGCGGACGCCGGCCCCGCGGAGGAGGGCAAGGccgaggggcaggaggaggccgaCCTGGGCGACGAGTCCAAGAGGGAGGACTTCTCGGAGGCCGACCTGGTGGACATTAGCGCCTacagcgggctgggggaggactCCGGGGGGAGCGGGCTGGACGAGGACGAGGAGGCCGACGGGCTGTACGAGCCCGAGTCGAGCTGCGTGGAGATCCCCGGGCTgtcggaggaggaggagctggctcCCAACCGCAAGATCCAGTTCAGCACGGCTCCCATCCAGGTAGGCACTGGGCGGGGTAACGGGCCGCCCGCCCACCCATGGGAGGTGTGA
- the SGCA gene encoding alpha-sarcoglycan codes for MAARGLLWTPFVTAVLLGGALATLPDRSVSPAAGALCVQELKREHFQRAFPSVRKNSSEILPEPPITFRAQLLGLPDLPRWLRYTQRSPYQPGYLYGSPTAKDVGRQLIEVTAYNRHTYETVRQRVIFTIVLSPDAQMPFQAEFFVRNRDVEEVLPPDAQKQFQQALDTMLEQKDWSIVNITSALDRGGRVPLPIEGRKEGVYIKVGSRRPFSDCLVKATSSDNQFRCSLEQQPVIPCYDSFSPQFQIDWCNVTLTDLSGLSTAEGTPVWGDGVLEDASEYNPPTDSPGKAFLADYLLTILLPLLVALLLCLLLAYVMYGRREGLHKRDMKTSDIQMVHHNTIHSNTEELRHMASSRDVPRPLSTLPMFNVRTGERVSPLPGRHDSAHVPLILAQQ; via the exons ATGGCAGCGCGGGGGCTGCTGTGGACTCCTTTCGTGACGG CCGTGCTCCTGGGGGGGGCCTTGGCCACGCTCCCCGACCGCAGCGTCTCCCCGGCAGCCGGAGCCCTCTGCGTCCAGGAGCTGAAGCGAGAGCATTTCCAGCGGGCCTTCCCCTCTGTCCGCAAGAACTCCAGCG AAATCCTGCCCGAGCCCCCCATCACCTTCCGcgcccagctgctggggctccCCGACCTGCCCAGGTGGCTGCGCTACACCCAACGCAGCCCGTACCAGCCCGGCTACCTCTACGGGTCGCCCACGGCCAAGGACGTCGGCAGGCAGCTCATCGAG GTGACAGCATATAACAGACACACCTACGAGACCGTGCGGCAAAGGGTCATTTTCACCATTGTCCTCTCCCCAG ACGCCCAGATGCCGTTCCAGGCCGAGTTCTTCGTCAGGAACCGGGACGTGGAGGAAGTGCTGCCGCCGGACGCGCAGAAGCAGTTCCAGCAAGCCCTGGACACCATGCTGGAGCAGAAGGACTGGAGTATCGTCAACATCACGTCGGCCCTGGACCGAGGGGGCCGGGTCCCCCTGCCCATcgagggcaggaaggaggg GGTTTACATCAAGGTGGGCTCCCGCCGGCCCTTCTCCGACTGCTTGGTGAAGGCCACCTCCTCCGACAACCAGTTCCGgtgcagcctggagcagcagccggTCATTCCCTGCTACGACAGCTTCAGTCCTCAGTTCCAAATCGACTGGTGCAACGTTACCCTG ACCGATCTCTCCGGGCTCAGCACCGCCGAGGGGACTCCCGTCTGGGGCGACGGGGTGCTGGAGGACGCCAGCGAATACAACCCCCCCACCGACTCCCCCGGGAAGGCGTTCTTGGCTGACTATCTGCTGACCATCTTGCTGCCGCTGCTGGTggccctcctgctctgcctgctcctggCCTACGTCATGTACGGCAGGAGGGAGGGCCT gCACAAAAGGGACATGAAGACCTCTGA TATCCAGATGGTGCATCACAACACGATCCACAGTAACACAGAGGAGCTGAGGCACATGGCCAGCAGCCGGGacgtgccccgccccctctccaccctgcCCATGTTCAACGTGCGCACGGGCGAGAGGGTCTCCCCACTGCCGGGCCGGCACGACAGCGCCCACGTCCCGCTCATCCTCGCCCAGCA gtaa
- the LOC142825995 gene encoding uncharacterized protein LOC142825995 yields the protein MEETKNPPKVPPLGSSSTPPGHPDPAAPGSAAVGSAHPTAESPEQAQPSGSTGAQETQPAGSRVSQPSSLPGASPAKLPRPPGPRLPKLILQAVAASERRTGLSLQALKKLVAAAGYDLARKKTYFRRALLSLVAKGLVRKLRGSGASGSFGIGKKRGPGCRKKAPKKRGRPLAVGVAATSLAERGQLLLMDGLTTPSHQPATQGSSQPAPEA from the coding sequence ATGGAGGAAACAAAAAACCCTCCTAAGGTTCCTCCCCTGGgttcctcctccacccctccagGGCACCCGGACCCCGCAGCTCCGGGTTCTGCTGCCGTGGGCTCAGCTCACCCAACGGCAGAGAGCCCCGAGCAGGCCCAGCCATCTGGGTCCACCGGCGCCCAGGAGACCCAGCCGGCGGGCAGCAGGGTCTCCCAGCCTTCCAGCTTGCCTGGGGCCAGCCCGGCCAAGCTGCCCAGACCCCCGGGTCCCAGGCTCCCCAAgctcatcctgcaggccgtggcTGCCTCCGAGAGGCGCACCGGCCTCTCCCTGCAGGCTCTCAAGAAGCTCGTGGCGGCCGCCGGCTACGACCTGGCGAGGAAGAAGACCTACTTCCGGAGGGCGCTGCTGAGCCTGGTGGCCAAAGGGCTCGTGAGGAAGCTGAGAGGCTCCGGGGCCTCGGGCTCCTTTGGGATTGGCAAGAAGAGGGGCCCGGGGTGCCGGAAGAAGGCTCCCAAGAAAAGAGGGAGGCCCCTCGCGGTGGGCGTAGCAGCCACAAGCCTGGCGGAGAGAGGGCAGCTGCTGCTGATGGATGGACTGACGACGCCAAGCCACCAGCCAGCcacgcagggcagcagccagccagcaccTGAGGCTTAG